In the genome of Myxococcota bacterium, one region contains:
- a CDS encoding type VI secretion protein IcmF/TssM N-terminal domain-containing protein — MGFLPENRQARVGVWLGLALLIGILIAGFGFGYWLVPIIVSLLVMLGLLVFFLLRNLISEESEERLDRGYADGQRAPSAPGPASDLATRFRRAVAELKASRLGRDGLHALPWLLVVGAPGSGKSQMIGASSLELPAEFAHVARGTATPDCDWWFTNEAILLDTAGRYLDSDASPDRSEWRDLLKLMRKARPGRPINGLVVTISAVRLLTASAAELEQDARNLRRRMNEITDLLRVDAPIYVVVTQLDRVEGFNEVVSGLPPNRLVECLGFTNPERRFADAGDLAERAFEGIRDRIESLVGELLMRETDSHRRRRVLGLPHELEAACDALTGLLRAAFAPSVYEETPFLRGVYFTSAQQGGGTSSAVLSRLEGEWARAQHAAAQNQGWFLRDLFRDVVIGDQTLAIPHSSLGPRGRRALLATGAALCAAAVAVWSVSAYRIFDRQSELVDRARRVNDAPSSLEAIDRLRRSIGGSDEVTVLGRAGLGPTLDRSVEDARKVFLWAFGTYFEEDAKSRLRSEVKKLDPSAFEALAELALDLNWMMTRTEAGTEQRPGLVRYARRIGRNETDKLAFTESYDDFVRWLPESEIEDRLENERRTLSTASSTVLSIQYLERWSSENAETRPPVRYADLGLPRPRESVRDAVSSAYTKASWEGVVRGLVSGVEETKGASEASVRKFLRSYVVAYDAAWERFLLNAPVEPKRSKQIKDSPYHALLARVRDEMSADLPRAGDPPAFVAMLQEVLRTEPLAPPDDEEEAAEEEAPPWSRYQLALEEVAKDVEIAESSGEDALKTALEVAGGDDSSFHRALDVVREIVPTGDAKVRRKLREILEMPILNGLKTVLVAATAELDREWRVAVAGPFGGRLSESQLAELYDESSGALRTFQDTWLAPFFRSGVSKPVLRDLKMPFGPAFLSWLEAAGKVQQTLRGEDREIRVRLVGVPSRVVAGGVIESKRLLQVDCSDRLLSLEFRPSRSHTIPWTSSCTEVKLRVSVLESGQERELPVRTWRGPMALPNFFRSAERNGPNFVWKVEDADRGIEIAVPYRLRSGSAILDISHRAPPDSIRS; from the coding sequence GTGGGATTCCTTCCCGAGAACCGCCAGGCGCGGGTGGGCGTGTGGCTCGGACTCGCGCTGCTCATCGGCATCCTGATCGCGGGCTTCGGCTTCGGCTACTGGCTGGTGCCGATCATCGTCTCGCTGCTGGTGATGCTCGGGCTGTTGGTCTTTTTCCTGCTGCGCAATCTGATCTCGGAAGAGAGCGAGGAGCGGCTCGATCGCGGCTACGCCGACGGTCAACGGGCGCCGTCGGCGCCGGGGCCGGCCAGCGATCTCGCCACGCGCTTCCGGCGCGCCGTCGCCGAGTTGAAGGCGTCGCGCCTGGGACGCGACGGCCTCCATGCGCTGCCCTGGCTGCTCGTGGTGGGCGCACCGGGATCCGGGAAGAGCCAGATGATCGGCGCGTCGAGCCTCGAGCTGCCCGCCGAGTTCGCCCACGTGGCGCGCGGCACGGCCACCCCGGATTGCGACTGGTGGTTCACCAACGAGGCCATCCTGCTCGATACGGCGGGCCGCTACCTCGACTCGGATGCGAGCCCGGATCGCTCCGAGTGGCGCGACCTGCTCAAGCTGATGCGCAAGGCCCGGCCCGGTCGCCCGATCAATGGGCTCGTCGTCACGATCTCTGCGGTGCGGCTGCTCACTGCGAGTGCCGCCGAGCTCGAGCAGGACGCGCGCAATCTGCGCCGTCGGATGAACGAAATCACCGACCTGCTCCGCGTCGACGCACCGATCTACGTCGTCGTCACCCAGCTGGACCGGGTCGAGGGGTTCAACGAGGTGGTGTCGGGTCTGCCGCCGAACCGACTCGTGGAGTGTCTGGGCTTCACCAACCCCGAGCGTCGCTTTGCCGATGCGGGCGATCTCGCCGAGCGTGCCTTCGAGGGCATCCGCGATCGCATCGAGTCGTTGGTCGGTGAACTCCTGATGCGCGAGACCGACTCGCACCGGCGGCGACGCGTGCTCGGTCTGCCGCACGAGCTCGAGGCGGCCTGCGATGCGCTGACGGGGCTCTTGCGCGCGGCCTTCGCGCCCTCCGTCTACGAGGAGACGCCGTTCCTGCGCGGTGTCTACTTCACCAGTGCGCAGCAGGGGGGCGGTACCTCGTCCGCGGTCTTGAGCCGTCTGGAAGGCGAATGGGCGCGTGCCCAGCACGCCGCCGCGCAGAACCAGGGCTGGTTCCTGCGGGACCTCTTTCGCGACGTGGTAATCGGCGATCAGACCCTGGCGATTCCCCACAGCAGCCTGGGGCCGCGGGGCCGCCGCGCGTTGCTGGCCACGGGAGCGGCCCTGTGTGCGGCCGCCGTCGCCGTCTGGTCGGTCTCGGCGTACCGGATCTTCGACCGCCAGAGCGAACTCGTGGATCGCGCGCGGCGCGTGAACGACGCCCCCTCCAGCCTCGAGGCGATCGATCGGCTGCGCCGCTCGATCGGCGGCAGTGACGAAGTGACCGTGCTCGGCAGGGCAGGGCTCGGCCCGACCCTCGACCGCTCGGTCGAAGACGCGCGCAAGGTGTTCCTCTGGGCCTTCGGCACCTACTTCGAAGAGGACGCGAAGAGCCGACTGCGCTCGGAGGTGAAGAAGCTCGATCCCTCGGCCTTCGAGGCCCTGGCCGAGCTCGCTCTCGATCTCAACTGGATGATGACGCGCACCGAGGCGGGCACCGAGCAGCGACCCGGGTTGGTCCGCTACGCGCGCCGCATCGGCCGCAACGAGACCGACAAGCTCGCGTTCACCGAGAGCTACGACGACTTCGTGCGCTGGCTGCCGGAGTCCGAGATCGAGGATCGTCTCGAGAACGAGCGGCGCACGCTGTCGACGGCCTCTTCCACGGTGCTCTCGATCCAGTACCTCGAGCGCTGGAGCAGCGAGAACGCAGAGACGCGTCCGCCGGTGCGCTACGCCGACCTCGGCCTGCCCCGGCCGCGCGAGAGCGTTCGGGACGCCGTGTCCAGCGCCTATACGAAGGCGAGCTGGGAAGGGGTCGTGCGCGGCCTGGTCTCGGGCGTCGAAGAGACGAAGGGCGCTTCCGAGGCGAGCGTCCGCAAGTTCCTGCGTTCCTACGTCGTGGCCTACGACGCGGCCTGGGAGCGATTCCTCCTCAATGCTCCGGTCGAACCCAAGCGCAGCAAGCAGATCAAGGACTCGCCCTATCACGCGCTGCTCGCACGGGTCCGAGACGAGATGAGCGCGGATCTGCCCCGCGCCGGGGACCCGCCTGCGTTCGTGGCGATGCTCCAGGAAGTGCTGCGCACCGAACCGCTCGCGCCGCCCGACGACGAGGAGGAGGCTGCCGAAGAGGAGGCGCCGCCCTGGAGTCGCTACCAGCTCGCCCTCGAGGAGGTGGCGAAAGACGTCGAGATCGCGGAGTCGAGCGGCGAGGACGCGCTGAAGACCGCTCTCGAAGTGGCGGGCGGGGACGACTCGTCCTTTCACCGCGCGCTCGATGTCGTCCGGGAGATCGTCCCGACCGGCGATGCGAAGGTGCGTCGCAAGCTGCGTGAGATCCTGGAGATGCCGATCCTGAACGGCCTGAAGACCGTCCTGGTCGCCGCGACCGCCGAACTCGACCGCGAATGGCGCGTCGCCGTCGCCGGACCCTTCGGCGGTCGTCTCTCCGAGTCCCAGCTCGCCGAGCTCTACGACGAATCCAGCGGCGCGCTGCGGACCTTCCAGGACACCTGGCTCGCTCCGTTCTTCCGTTCCGGGGTCTCGAAGCCGGTGCTCCGCGACCTGAAGATGCCCTTCGGTCCCGCATTCTTGAGCTGGCTCGAAGCGGCTGGCAAGGTGCAGCAGACCCTGCGCGGCGAGGACCGTGAGATTCGCGTGCGGTTGGTCGGAGTTCCTTCGCGGGTGGTCGCCGGTGGCGTGATCGAGAGCAAACGCCTCTTGCAGGTCGACTGCTCGGATCGGCTGCTCAGCCTCGAGTTCCGACCGAGCCGCTCCCACACGATCCCGTGGACTTCGAGCTGCACGGAAGTGAAGCTGCGGGTGTCGGT